The proteins below come from a single Candidatus Kirkpatrickella diaphorinae genomic window:
- a CDS encoding GNAT family N-acetyltransferase, with the protein MTSDGFSIAPRAEAIPAADWRRCVGDDVLTGRDFFLALEQSGSAVPSQGWHPCHGVLRENGQILAIAPLYVKSHSLGEYVFDQPWAEAFMAAGGRYYPKLTGCVPFTPVSGARISCGLTGKEADMVKRRMAAHMVEMAQSAGLSSAHLTFCTEEEATLLAESGWLTRRGLQYHWINDAYADFSAFLGSLTSRKRKMIRKERDLATSYGLTFSTRRGDSLRPDEWRRINALYRATTDRRCGNAYLAPGFFASLAASQGENIILMTASRDGEIIAAALNILSGDTLYGRYWCCAEDWPALHFELCYYQAIEWAIAHQLKRVEAGAQGTHKISRGYRPTYTWSAHYIAHEGLRKAVQDFLMEEAVEMAAQKRAFEAALPYRDIFSCE; encoded by the coding sequence ATGACAAGTGACGGTTTCAGCATCGCACCCCGTGCGGAAGCGATACCCGCGGCGGATTGGCGGCGCTGTGTCGGCGATGACGTTCTGACGGGCCGCGATTTCTTCCTCGCACTGGAGCAGAGCGGTTCCGCCGTGCCGTCTCAAGGATGGCATCCCTGTCACGGCGTTTTACGTGAGAACGGTCAGATTCTGGCCATTGCCCCGCTTTATGTGAAAAGCCACTCTTTAGGTGAATATGTGTTCGACCAGCCATGGGCAGAGGCTTTCATGGCGGCAGGCGGCCGATATTACCCGAAGCTCACGGGATGTGTCCCCTTCACACCCGTCAGCGGGGCCCGCATCTCATGCGGCCTTACCGGAAAAGAGGCGGACATGGTCAAGCGGCGTATGGCGGCGCATATGGTTGAAATGGCGCAATCTGCCGGGCTTTCTTCCGCGCATCTGACATTCTGCACGGAGGAGGAAGCCACCCTCCTTGCGGAGTCGGGCTGGCTGACGCGCCGAGGCCTGCAATATCACTGGATAAATGACGCTTACGCGGATTTCAGTGCGTTTCTGGGTTCCCTCACCTCGCGTAAGCGAAAAATGATCCGCAAAGAGCGGGATTTGGCGACATCCTACGGCCTGACATTCTCAACCCGACGCGGCGACTCGTTACGGCCGGATGAGTGGCGGCGTATCAACGCGCTTTATCGCGCCACGACGGATCGAAGATGCGGAAACGCCTATCTCGCCCCCGGATTTTTTGCAAGTCTTGCCGCGTCACAGGGCGAAAACATCATCCTCATGACCGCCTCACGCGACGGGGAAATTATCGCCGCCGCTTTAAATATATTGAGTGGTGACACGCTTTACGGGCGTTACTGGTGTTGCGCAGAGGATTGGCCCGCTTTGCATTTTGAGCTTTGCTATTACCAAGCCATTGAATGGGCCATCGCGCATCAACTCAAACGCGTTGAGGCCGGTGCGCAAGGCACGCACAAAATATCGCGCGGTTACCGCCCGACTTATACATGGTCGGCGCATTACATCGCGCACGAAGGTTTAAGGAAAGCCGTGCAGGATTTTCTAATGGAGGAGGCAGTCGAGATGGCCGCGCAGAAACGCGCCTTCGAGGCGGCTCTCCCTTACCGAGACATTTTTAGTTGCGAATAA
- the trhO gene encoding oxygen-dependent tRNA uridine(34) hydroxylase TrhO translates to MTRHRFTIAALYHFTPFPDPEPLKASLLEKCRAHGICGTLLLAQEGINGTIAGQDNDIHAIIAEIKALPGCASLEWKLSYADAPPFHRMKIRLKKEIVTMGQPTIDPLKSVGRYVTPEAWNALITDPDTIVIDTRNDYEVAIGSFKRAIDPGTKSFRDFPDWFRQFRAQQAQQGRKAKLAMFCTGGIRCEKATAFAREEGFEEVYHLKGGILKYLETVPEAESLWQGDCFVFDHRVSVQHGLKPGEYALCHACRMPLSPDDRTSPLYVEGESCPHCHHTRNATQRARYAARQHQMALAQARGTVHLGQPSGTERDE, encoded by the coding sequence ATGACACGTCACCGCTTTACAATTGCTGCGCTCTATCATTTCACGCCCTTTCCCGACCCCGAACCGCTCAAAGCGTCGCTTCTGGAAAAATGCAGGGCGCACGGCATTTGCGGGACGCTTCTGCTCGCGCAGGAAGGGATTAACGGAACCATTGCGGGCCAGGATAACGACATTCACGCCATCATCGCTGAAATAAAAGCCCTGCCCGGATGCGCGTCTCTGGAATGGAAATTGTCATATGCGGACGCGCCACCTTTCCACCGTATGAAAATACGGCTCAAGAAGGAAATCGTGACGATGGGTCAGCCGACGATTGACCCGCTGAAATCGGTCGGGCGTTACGTCACGCCGGAGGCATGGAACGCGCTGATCACCGATCCTGATACGATCGTCATTGATACACGCAATGATTATGAAGTCGCCATCGGCAGTTTCAAACGCGCGATTGACCCCGGCACAAAGAGTTTCCGGGATTTTCCTGACTGGTTCAGGCAATTCCGGGCGCAGCAGGCGCAACAAGGTCGGAAGGCCAAATTGGCGATGTTCTGCACGGGCGGCATTCGCTGTGAAAAAGCGACCGCCTTTGCACGGGAGGAAGGGTTTGAGGAGGTCTATCACCTGAAAGGCGGTATCCTCAAATATCTGGAAACTGTGCCAGAGGCGGAGAGTCTATGGCAGGGAGATTGCTTCGTTTTTGACCATCGTGTCAGCGTGCAGCATGGCCTCAAACCCGGTGAATATGCGCTGTGCCACGCCTGCCGCATGCCCCTCTCACCGGATGATCGCACATCCCCCCTCTATGTGGAGGGCGAATCCTGCCCTCATTGCCATCATACGCGCAATGCGACGCAGCGTGCACGTTATGCGGCACGTCAACATCAAATGGCGTTGGCGCAAGCGCGCGGCACCGTGCATCTGGGGCAGCCATCCGGGACAGAGCGCGACGAGTAG
- a CDS encoding RidA family protein: MSLDIEKKIAALGLSLPEAAKPVANYVACVQTGSLLIISGQLPLEAGALKAKGKLGGEVAEEIGIACAQACFLNVVAQAKAALGNLERVKRIVRLGGFISCAPAFTNHAKIMNGASDLAVELFGERGIHARSTIGVPSLPLNAPVEVEAIFEIAL, encoded by the coding sequence ATGTCTCTCGATATTGAAAAAAAAATTGCCGCATTGGGCCTGTCATTGCCGGAAGCGGCAAAGCCGGTCGCCAATTATGTCGCCTGCGTCCAGACGGGCTCACTTCTCATCATATCCGGCCAGTTACCGCTTGAGGCGGGCGCCCTGAAGGCGAAAGGGAAGCTTGGGGGTGAGGTTGCGGAAGAGATCGGCATTGCCTGCGCGCAGGCCTGCTTCCTCAACGTCGTGGCCCAGGCGAAGGCGGCCCTCGGAAATCTGGAGCGTGTCAAAAGAATTGTGCGCCTTGGCGGATTTATCAGTTGCGCGCCCGCTTTCACCAATCACGCCAAAATCATGAATGGCGCCTCCGACCTCGCAGTCGAGCTCTTCGGGGAGCGTGGCATCCATGCGCGCTCAACCATCGGCGTCCCCTCTCTGCCATTGAATGCTCCGGTGGAAGTCGAGGCTATTTTTGAAATCGCGCTCTGA
- a CDS encoding CorA family divalent cation transporter, which produces MSSPRVKKPYPIIGGTDLVKRRGKRSGVVNGLVWAVSVASSGESHPLTDEEINAILNGSMPAEDEVPGIVDKWFWLHFDTVHSAARLQVAHLTCFPREACLVLAETEYGITLEATDHVVWGAMPAFDDAVLEEDRDFCAWRFAMRRDLLVTTRRNPIPVLGSTFRSLKAGKVSAGPIGVIERTIRVFIASVRRQIGRLDDEVDRAEDALLRFERKRDLGHLGAIVGKSRRRATELRRVVTPIDRVIRDADLNLPLWAEDELRDRLENQVHAALDDLLAVQERSRSLQDELSSMQVEETNRRLYIVSVATILMLPATLVTGFFGMNTGGMFLQTGALGTIWAGIVCAVFMLLTWIFLKVARLL; this is translated from the coding sequence ATGTCATCCCCACGTGTGAAGAAACCGTATCCCATTATTGGCGGGACGGATCTCGTCAAACGGCGCGGCAAGCGCAGTGGTGTCGTGAATGGGCTCGTCTGGGCGGTCAGCGTCGCGTCATCCGGCGAGTCGCATCCCCTGACGGATGAGGAGATCAACGCCATTCTCAATGGCAGTATGCCTGCAGAGGATGAAGTCCCGGGCATTGTCGATAAATGGTTCTGGCTGCATTTTGATACGGTCCATAGCGCCGCGCGCCTTCAGGTGGCGCATCTGACATGCTTCCCGCGTGAGGCATGTCTGGTCCTGGCGGAGACGGAATACGGCATCACGCTCGAAGCAACGGACCACGTCGTCTGGGGCGCGATGCCGGCTTTCGATGATGCGGTGCTGGAAGAAGATCGCGATTTCTGCGCGTGGCGTTTCGCGATGCGCCGGGATTTGCTGGTGACGACACGCCGCAACCCGATCCCGGTCCTGGGCAGCACCTTCCGCTCCCTCAAAGCGGGGAAAGTCTCGGCGGGGCCGATCGGCGTCATTGAGCGCACGATACGTGTCTTTATTGCGAGCGTCCGACGGCAGATCGGTCGGCTGGATGATGAGGTTGACCGGGCTGAAGATGCCCTTCTGCGCTTTGAAAGAAAACGCGACCTCGGCCATCTCGGCGCCATTGTCGGTAAATCGCGCCGTCGCGCGACAGAGTTGCGCCGTGTCGTGACCCCGATCGACCGCGTGATCCGCGATGCGGATCTCAACCTGCCGCTTTGGGCGGAGGATGAGCTGCGTGACCGGCTGGAAAACCAGGTCCATGCCGCGTTGGATGACTTGCTGGCGGTGCAGGAGCGCTCACGCTCTTTGCAGGATGAACTCTCTTCCATGCAGGTTGAGGAGACAAATCGCCGCCTTTATATCGTCTCCGTCGCGACAATCCTGATGCTTCCCGCAACGTTGGTGACCGGGTTTTTCGGCATGAATACGGGCGGGATGTTCCTGCAGACAGGCGCGCTCGGCACCATCTGGGCCGGAATTGTCTGCGCGGTCTTTATGTTGCTGACCTGGATCTTCCTTAAAGTCGCACGCCTGCTTTAG
- the ahcY gene encoding adenosylhomocysteinase — protein sequence MSDYKVSDMSLADWGRKEISIAEGEMPGLVALREEFGKKQPLKGARIAGCLHMTIQTAVLIETLIALGAEVRWSSCNIYSTQDQAAAAIAAASIPVFAWKGLSEEEFWWCIEQTIKGPNGWTPNMILDDGGDLTVLMHDKYPEMLKDVRGLSEETTTGVHRLWEMEKAGKLLVPAINVNDSVTKSKFDNLYGCRESLVDAIRRGTDVMMAGKVAVVAGYGDVGKGSAASLRNAGCRVLVTEVDPICALQAAMEGYEVVSMEDAAPRGDIFVTCTGNVDIITLEHMRAMRHRAIVCNIGHFDSEIQIEALRNFRWDNIKPQVDEVVFPDDKRIILLSQGRLVNLGNATGHPSFVMSASFTNQTLAQIELWTAQEGQYENKVYTLPKKLDEKVAALHLAKVGAKLSRLSPEQAKYIGVPTEGPFKHELYRY from the coding sequence ATGAGCGATTACAAAGTAAGTGATATGTCCCTGGCCGATTGGGGTCGGAAAGAAATTTCCATCGCAGAAGGCGAAATGCCAGGGCTGGTGGCCCTTCGGGAAGAATTCGGCAAAAAGCAGCCCCTGAAAGGCGCGCGCATCGCGGGTTGCCTGCATATGACGATCCAAACGGCCGTGCTCATTGAAACGCTGATTGCCCTTGGCGCGGAAGTGCGCTGGTCATCCTGCAATATCTACTCCACCCAGGATCAGGCCGCCGCCGCGATCGCCGCCGCCAGTATCCCGGTTTTCGCGTGGAAGGGCCTGTCGGAAGAGGAATTCTGGTGGTGCATTGAACAGACCATCAAGGGCCCGAATGGTTGGACGCCCAATATGATCCTCGATGACGGGGGTGATCTGACCGTCTTGATGCATGATAAATATCCCGAAATGCTCAAAGATGTGCGCGGCCTGTCGGAAGAGACGACCACGGGCGTGCATCGGCTCTGGGAGATGGAGAAGGCAGGCAAGCTGCTCGTGCCCGCCATCAACGTCAATGACAGCGTCACCAAATCCAAATTCGATAATCTTTACGGCTGCCGGGAAAGCCTGGTCGATGCGATCCGGCGTGGCACGGATGTGATGATGGCGGGCAAAGTCGCTGTTGTCGCCGGATATGGTGATGTTGGCAAAGGGTCAGCCGCCTCCCTGCGCAATGCAGGTTGCCGCGTCCTTGTGACAGAGGTGGACCCGATCTGCGCACTTCAGGCCGCGATGGAAGGTTATGAAGTCGTCTCCATGGAGGATGCAGCGCCGCGCGGGGATATATTCGTCACCTGCACGGGCAATGTCGACATCATCACGCTTGAGCATATGCGCGCCATGCGGCACCGCGCCATCGTGTGCAATATCGGCCATTTCGACAGTGAAATTCAGATTGAGGCGCTGCGCAATTTCAGATGGGACAACATCAAGCCGCAGGTGGATGAGGTTGTTTTTCCCGATGATAAGCGCATCATCCTGCTTTCACAGGGCCGTCTGGTTAATCTCGGGAACGCGACCGGGCATCCTTCCTTCGTTATGTCAGCTTCTTTCACGAACCAGACGCTCGCGCAGATTGAGCTTTGGACGGCGCAGGAAGGACAATATGAAAACAAGGTCTACACCCTGCCGAAGAAACTTGATGAGAAGGTGGCCGCGCTTCACCTCGCGAAGGTCGGCGCGAAACTCAGCCGCCTGAGCCCTGAGCAGGCGAAATATATCGGTGTGCCGACGGAAGGCCCCTTCAAGCATGAGCTTTACCGTTACTGA
- a CDS encoding TSCPD domain-containing protein → MMETIKALPLRSVRISADPDTGPLGSVTLPITWDDVAARAMLDLSLSQGPLTFDDAIMPWLTMIQANITGDENLGVVRSREFLDLLLQRQVAPTAGLWQGQHDRQGGFIVNVASFCGHGVFDGPGYVAALRRVCDTLREIHAHAGTQLNGELPLFDTPEEADISAAPPEDALLPRRAGTLLLTNIDAALAALGFDYDSDAGRDAACYMAWLTTSVARQNAGPVPLPPTSCPIAGLAAIGEQIRDEIDHADDSLPSQPLIETGFSAPGPIDCILGVDACGFTPIFSPLNENGALRTSTLARLAYKGFTPETALAAAFAGQTPLTQPDISAHLAMHRALAGFVDRMPARPDPTLILSPQSRLERGQRRLLPHRLNGVSMRVSIGGQRLYLRTGEFDDGSLGEVTINAARGSSMVKGLIDSLNQAVSIGLQYGVPLDVYVDQFAYARYGIGGTVEGDAAANHASSITDYVFRSLSETYLGVKLPDISPEAEHDPMSSADPFLPFEADAEAGDRDGAHRQHLRVV, encoded by the coding sequence ATGATGGAAACAATCAAAGCCCTCCCCCTCCGATCCGTCCGCATCAGCGCGGACCCGGATACCGGCCCGCTTGGCAGCGTCACCCTCCCCATCACCTGGGATGATGTGGCGGCGCGCGCCATGCTGGATCTGTCCCTGTCGCAAGGCCCCCTCACTTTTGATGACGCCATCATGCCCTGGCTGACGATGATCCAGGCCAATATCACAGGCGATGAAAATCTGGGCGTTGTAAGGAGCCGGGAATTTCTTGATCTGCTCCTTCAGCGTCAGGTCGCGCCGACGGCCGGTTTGTGGCAGGGCCAGCATGACCGTCAGGGGGGCTTCATCGTCAATGTCGCGTCCTTCTGCGGTCACGGCGTGTTTGATGGGCCGGGTTATGTCGCCGCTTTGCGTCGCGTCTGCGACACGCTGCGTGAGATCCACGCCCATGCCGGCACGCAGCTTAATGGAGAGTTACCGCTTTTCGACACGCCGGAAGAAGCTGATATCAGCGCCGCACCGCCGGAGGACGCGCTTCTTCCCCGTCGGGCAGGCACGCTCCTCCTGACCAATATCGATGCAGCCCTCGCCGCGCTCGGCTTTGATTATGACAGCGATGCCGGGCGGGATGCTGCGTGTTATATGGCCTGGCTGACAACCTCCGTCGCGCGGCAGAATGCGGGGCCGGTCCCGCTACCGCCCACATCATGCCCCATTGCCGGGCTTGCCGCGATCGGTGAGCAGATCCGTGATGAAATCGACCATGCGGATGACAGCCTGCCATCTCAACCGCTGATAGAGACCGGGTTTTCGGCGCCGGGACCCATTGATTGCATCCTCGGTGTCGATGCGTGCGGTTTCACACCGATTTTCTCCCCCTTGAACGAAAATGGCGCGCTCAGGACGAGCACTCTCGCGCGGCTCGCTTATAAAGGCTTCACGCCCGAGACTGCCCTCGCGGCCGCTTTTGCGGGACAGACGCCCCTCACCCAGCCCGATATTTCGGCCCATCTGGCAATGCATCGCGCCTTGGCGGGTTTTGTTGATCGGATGCCCGCACGCCCTGACCCGACTCTTATCCTGTCGCCGCAATCCCGGCTGGAGCGTGGGCAGCGCCGGCTGTTACCGCACCGGCTCAATGGCGTCTCCATGCGTGTTTCCATCGGGGGGCAGCGCCTTTACCTTCGGACAGGTGAATTTGACGACGGCTCACTGGGTGAAGTCACGATCAATGCTGCGCGCGGTAGTTCGATGGTCAAAGGGTTGATTGACAGTCTCAATCAGGCCGTATCAATCGGGCTGCAATATGGTGTCCCGCTGGATGTCTATGTGGACCAATTCGCCTATGCACGTTACGGGATTGGCGGCACGGTTGAAGGTGACGCCGCGGCCAATCATGCCTCATCCATAACGGATTATGTTTTCCGCAGCCTTTCAGAGACGTATCTGGGTGTGAAACTCCCGGATATCAGCCCGGAAGCGGAGCATGACCCCATGTCATCCGCCGATCCTTTCCTCCCTTTCGAGGCTGACGCGGAAGCCGGTGATCGGGACGGGGCGCATCGGCAGCATTTGCGCGTCGTGTAA